The following proteins come from a genomic window of Sesamum indicum cultivar Zhongzhi No. 13 linkage group LG10, S_indicum_v1.0, whole genome shotgun sequence:
- the LOC105172023 gene encoding putative uncharacterized protein DDB_G0270496, with protein sequence MGKKKSRKMVESDSDLGFDNDVNDRIMHVDNDDDDHLRDEDDDQGEDDYDDVDEEEGSEEDEDEGSEEDEEKGSEDDTEEGVPDDEDVQNGEEMEELEKEYRELRNEEQDIWRNLKHHKDEDLQKGQAVKNQRALWDKTLEFRFLLQKPFSSSNRLPQEPVRSLFCDADSNISEAYSDLIASSKKTLDSILELQQALLVNNPSITQLGEATPMRDTKQLQASGNSNGDIDEEWLQISQMQSRVASFRNKSIDKWQRKTQVTTGAAAIKDKLHAFNQSISEQVAGYMRDPSKMIKGMQQNRSAVALFGNVPHATENINKEETYADGDPELLDDSEFYQQLLKEFFETIDPSSSETAFYALKRLQTKKRKIVDRRASKSRKIRYHVHEKIVNFMAPRPMDLPPMAPKLFENLFGLKTRKPASGA encoded by the exons ATGGGGAAGAAGAAATCAAGGAAGATGGTAGAAAGTGACAGCGATTTGGGATTCGACAATGACGTGAATGATAGGATTATGCAT GTGGATAACGATGATGATGACCATTTGCGTGATGAGGATGACGACCAGGGTGAGGATGATTATGATGATGTTGATGAGGAAGAAGGCTCGGAGGAGGACGAGGATGAGGGCTCTGAAGAGGATGAGGAGAAAGGCTCAGAAGACGACACAGAAGAAGGTGTGCCTGATGATGAAGATGTTCAAAATGGCGAGGAGATGGAAGAGCTGGAGAAAGAGTACAGAGAACTTAGAAACGAGGAGCA AGATATTTGGAGGAATCTAAAGCACCACAAGGATGAAGATCTTCAAAAAGGTCAAGCTGTCAAAAATCAAAGG GCTCTTTGGGACAAGACACTTGAATTCAGATTCTTGCTGCAAAAACCGTTCTCAAGTTCTAACAGGCTTCCCCAG GAACCAGTCAGGTCTTTATTTTGTGACGCCGATAGCAACATCAGTGAAGCATATTCAGATTTAATTGCTTCTTCAAAGAAAACATTGGATTCTATTCTGGAATTACAGCAG GCACTTCTGGTGAACAATCCATCAATTACTCAACTTGGAGAAG CTACTCCCATGAGAGATACGAAGCAACTACAAGCTTCTGGTAATTCAAATGGAGACATTGATGAAGAATGGTTGCAGATTTCACAGATGCAATCAAG AGTGGCTTCTTTTAGAAACAAATCAATTGATAAGTGGCAGAGGAAGACCCAGGTGACAACCGGTGCCGCTGCTATTAAAGACAAACTGCACGCCTTTAATCAG AGTATAAGTGAACAAGTGGCTGGTTATATGAGGGATCCAAGTAAAATGATTAAGGGGATGCAGCAGAATAGATCGGCTGTTGCTCTGTTTGGAAAT GTTCCACATGCTACTGAGAATATCAATAAAGag GAGACTTATGCAGATGGTGACCCTGAACTTCTGGATGATTCAGAATTCTACCAGCAGTTACTGAAAGAGTTCTTTGAGACAATTGACCCATCGTCATCTG AAACGGCTTTCTACGCTCTGAAAAGATTgcaaaccaagaaaagaaaaatcgtTGACCGTCGTGCGTCAAAGAGTCGCAAGATTCG GTATCACGTTCATGAAAAGATTGTCAATTTCATGGCGCCGCGGCCCATGGACCTCCCTCCCATGGCCcctaaattatttgaaaacttgtTTGGCCTTAAAACCCGGAAGCCTGCCTCAGGGGCTTAA